The Chryseolinea soli genome contains a region encoding:
- a CDS encoding O-antigen ligase family protein: MRGNRSILLLFSVLLNIRLLTELPRALSLMGWADFGEADFNRLASTLLLLYCMVVLCVKRKLISPRLLSQVIVLALCFFLASTAIAINTFMTIGMPISGIFVVLLRFLIEIVLVAFAFNFVVTPRDLQDVFDFVFKPALAVFVLISAVQIATSSYADIQGVHRIQGPFGSPTTLAGFLHLFIVLTFYYYEGRRTTMFWILLGVQYLLLFYTGSIATVAAAFLFLFLVGRKQHWMRLKVFYRMVPFVVGAVVGGIVLKWESIANRLSVVMNLQNFKLSEGSSLKWRFDAWAAYVSLLENSFVKWIFGLGVGTQRFILHPAYPNSLWRKFDAPGTHNDYLAVLVDFGVLGLILMLGGLYLLFRAIRNVERNHPKLYYLRFYLVTVLLIMMTENYIDQLIMFTFLIFLTAIIRVNTAVAAPPVAENA, encoded by the coding sequence ATGCGTGGAAACCGGTCCATATTGCTCCTGTTCTCGGTACTGCTAAACATCAGGTTGCTGACGGAACTACCGCGCGCACTAAGCCTGATGGGCTGGGCAGATTTTGGCGAGGCTGATTTTAACCGGCTGGCGTCCACACTGCTTTTGCTGTACTGTATGGTCGTCCTCTGCGTGAAGAGGAAGCTCATCAGTCCGCGATTGTTAAGCCAGGTGATTGTTTTGGCCCTTTGTTTTTTTCTGGCGTCCACGGCCATTGCGATCAACACGTTCATGACGATCGGCATGCCGATCAGCGGCATCTTCGTGGTGCTGTTGCGTTTTTTGATCGAGATCGTGCTGGTGGCGTTCGCGTTCAACTTTGTGGTCACACCGCGCGATCTGCAGGATGTTTTTGATTTTGTGTTCAAGCCGGCCCTGGCCGTATTCGTTCTGATCTCTGCGGTTCAAATCGCCACATCAAGCTATGCCGATATCCAGGGTGTGCATCGCATTCAAGGCCCCTTTGGGAGTCCCACGACGCTGGCCGGCTTTCTGCATCTTTTTATCGTATTGACTTTTTACTATTACGAAGGCCGCCGCACGACCATGTTCTGGATCTTGCTCGGCGTGCAATACCTGCTACTTTTTTACACGGGCAGTATCGCTACCGTTGCCGCAGCTTTTCTTTTTTTGTTCCTGGTGGGTCGCAAGCAACATTGGATGCGGCTCAAAGTGTTTTACCGCATGGTGCCGTTTGTCGTGGGGGCTGTAGTAGGGGGAATCGTGTTGAAATGGGAGTCCATCGCCAACCGGCTCTCCGTGGTCATGAATTTGCAAAATTTCAAACTATCGGAGGGGTCGTCTTTAAAGTGGCGTTTTGATGCTTGGGCGGCTTACGTGTCGCTTTTAGAGAATAGTTTTGTGAAATGGATTTTTGGACTGGGCGTCGGCACTCAGCGATTTATTTTACACCCCGCATATCCCAACAGTCTCTGGAGAAAATTTGATGCACCCGGTACGCACAACGACTACCTGGCCGTATTGGTCGACTTCGGTGTCTTGGGGTTAATTCTTATGTTGGGCGGTTTATATCTGTTGTTCCGCGCGATCCGAAACGTCGAACGCAATCATCCCAAATTATACTACCTGAGATTTTACCTCGTTACCGTGTTGTTGATCATGATGACGGAAAACTATATAGATCAACTTATTATGTTTACATTTCTGATATTTTTAACGGCCATTATCCGCGTCAATACCGCAGTGGCCGCTCCACCGGTGGCAGAGAATGCATAA
- a CDS encoding FkbM family methyltransferase, whose amino-acid sequence MAFEFLRPFKVAKERVGRNWDGGYVLESDSLSSVEVTYSYGVGWELSFEKALYSRTHKTIRLFDPTLFDMGNIPTQSKRGLYWLGRYVAKVVYFKSILLSLPLRGYGLKFYNEGLSKSKNGKYNSFTNHLAEFGDEGKKVLLKIDIEGGEYEMFEDEKFLKSLDNVVQIAMELHDLESELGRVEKIVQRLSDRFSVVHFHANNYGYLFESRGKKVPSVIELTFLNNAYLKQRVADTAPLPVSNLDYPNDPQKPDIELSHLFS is encoded by the coding sequence ATGGCTTTCGAATTTCTAAGACCTTTTAAAGTTGCAAAAGAACGGGTAGGAAGGAACTGGGATGGGGGATATGTGTTGGAGAGCGATTCACTGTCGAGTGTGGAAGTGACGTATTCCTATGGCGTGGGCTGGGAACTTTCATTTGAGAAAGCATTGTATAGCCGTACACATAAAACCATCAGACTTTTCGATCCCACTCTGTTTGATATGGGTAATATTCCCACCCAATCGAAACGGGGGTTGTACTGGCTGGGCCGCTATGTCGCGAAGGTGGTATACTTTAAATCCATTTTGCTCAGCTTGCCGCTGCGCGGATATGGCCTGAAGTTTTATAACGAAGGTCTGTCAAAAAGTAAAAACGGGAAATACAATTCCTTCACCAATCACCTGGCCGAATTCGGCGACGAAGGAAAAAAGGTCCTGCTGAAAATCGATATTGAAGGTGGCGAATACGAAATGTTTGAAGATGAAAAATTTCTGAAATCGTTGGACAATGTCGTGCAGATCGCCATGGAACTTCACGACCTGGAGAGCGAACTCGGCCGCGTGGAAAAAATCGTGCAGCGCCTGTCGGACCGTTTTTCGGTTGTGCATTTTCACGCCAACAACTACGGCTATCTTTTTGAATCGAGAGGCAAAAAAGTGCCGTCGGTGATCGAGCTCACGTTTTTGAACAACGCCTATCTGAAACAACGCGTAGCCGATACGGCACCCCTGCCCGTTTCAAACCTCGACTACCCCAACGATCCCCAAAAGCCGGATATTGAATTATCACACCTGTTCAGTTGA
- a CDS encoding glycosyltransferase family 4 protein, which yields MKKKRILVDLLNLATSEIAGVGVFARNLFDLWLKEPDQPYEIVFYSSYVVDVERVLGIKPSKNIRIKKIGLKHVLARFLYQQVVMPFSLLRYDLYFNPTLGIPFLARITAPTTKLAVTIHDLIPFFYPQKYSRLRGILVKVVSKYAAKAAHRVITVSANSKKDIVNIARIDPDKVTIVYNFIPTTPLLSNAKDEHFFLCISTLEPGKNVENTIRGFARFLEKYKQPIQFYWAGRVGWVYTQADLDNMVRSQNMVGSFIFSGYLDEEKKRELLTNCTAIVYLSHYEGFGLPVLEGMMYNKPAVVSNNSSLPEVVGKTGVLCDPLDPESIADAMQQVILNRDALTKAIPAQLKIFSPQEQLNVFKDTVNKLLWPHRRTP from the coding sequence ATGAAGAAAAAGCGAATATTAGTAGACTTGTTAAACCTGGCAACCTCCGAGATCGCCGGAGTGGGTGTGTTTGCCAGAAATTTGTTCGACCTGTGGTTGAAGGAACCGGATCAACCCTATGAAATAGTTTTTTATTCCAGCTATGTCGTAGACGTCGAACGGGTATTGGGCATTAAGCCGTCGAAAAATATCCGGATAAAAAAGATAGGCCTCAAACATGTACTCGCCCGGTTCCTGTATCAACAAGTGGTCATGCCGTTCAGCTTGCTCCGCTACGATCTTTATTTTAATCCGACCTTAGGCATTCCATTTCTGGCGCGGATCACGGCGCCCACGACAAAATTGGCCGTGACGATACACGACTTGATCCCTTTCTTTTATCCGCAAAAATATAGCCGCCTGAGAGGGATCTTGGTGAAAGTCGTGAGCAAGTACGCAGCCAAAGCGGCGCACCGGGTGATCACCGTGTCGGCGAATTCAAAAAAAGATATTGTCAACATCGCGCGGATCGATCCGGACAAAGTGACGATCGTCTACAATTTCATTCCCACGACCCCGTTGTTGTCGAATGCAAAGGATGAACATTTTTTTCTTTGCATTTCCACCCTGGAGCCCGGCAAGAATGTGGAAAATACGATTCGTGGATTCGCCCGGTTCTTGGAGAAATATAAACAGCCCATCCAATTTTATTGGGCGGGGCGCGTCGGCTGGGTCTATACCCAGGCGGACCTCGACAACATGGTGCGGTCGCAGAACATGGTTGGATCTTTTATTTTCTCCGGATACCTGGATGAAGAAAAGAAACGGGAACTGCTCACCAACTGCACCGCGATTGTCTACCTCAGCCACTACGAAGGTTTTGGGTTGCCGGTGTTGGAGGGCATGATGTATAACAAACCGGCCGTGGTGTCAAACAATTCTTCGTTGCCCGAAGTGGTTGGAAAGACCGGCGTGTTATGCGATCCGCTTGACCCGGAGTCGATCGCCGATGCCATGCAGCAGGTGATCCTGAATCGGGATGCGCTGACGAAGGCCATTCCGGCTCAACTCAAAATATTTTCGCCGCAGGAACAACTGAACGTATTTAAAGATACCGTGAACAAGTTGCTATGGCCCCACAGGAGAACGCCTTGA
- a CDS encoding O-antigen ligase family protein, with product MAPQENALKMEANNKPTWRVYNGYLLEYSIYAFVITYLYTIRLSNAVALVMLFFALLSNPLKDKWAKLKSRKELMLHPLYFILISIGVLYSTDMKYGVSFIDRSIPFFLMSALLGTSEFNEKRIVPRAAMIFVLNTIVAALYCLAQNVIFFRENHVDFKRFFDWEYSYEHLSDFIGLHPTYFSIVVLSAIIILILLPGITVLWQKIVRVLLVVFLSFFIILLGSKICIVILFAYSNVALLLYLKRKKNLKAILLYVFVNVALFTIAFNTHVIYWRFAMAYETAKNTLNGTGQSEYRFMHWKCASYAIRQKPIWGWGTADSTTPLNECYRASNMTELLDYNAHNQYLDTWVKIGLPGLIIVFLCLAAPFYVAVRRGDYAFAAIFSVYLVVALTECIFTVQKGILLHSFITSIYFGHICILAKKGDPLSQL from the coding sequence ATGGCCCCACAGGAGAACGCCTTGAAGATGGAAGCAAACAACAAACCCACATGGAGGGTATACAACGGCTATTTACTGGAATACAGTATCTACGCGTTCGTGATCACCTATTTGTATACGATCCGGCTCTCCAATGCCGTTGCCCTGGTGATGTTGTTCTTTGCGTTGCTGTCCAATCCCTTGAAAGATAAGTGGGCAAAGCTGAAGTCGCGGAAGGAATTGATGCTGCATCCGCTTTACTTCATTTTGATCAGCATCGGCGTGTTGTACAGCACCGATATGAAATACGGCGTTTCGTTCATCGACCGTTCGATCCCATTTTTTCTGATGTCTGCGCTGTTGGGGACAAGCGAGTTCAATGAAAAAAGAATCGTGCCCCGTGCGGCCATGATTTTTGTTCTGAACACCATCGTGGCGGCACTCTATTGCCTGGCGCAAAATGTGATCTTCTTCCGGGAGAACCACGTCGATTTCAAACGCTTTTTCGATTGGGAATATTCGTACGAACACCTCTCCGATTTCATTGGTCTTCACCCGACCTACTTTTCCATCGTTGTGCTGAGCGCGATCATCATCTTGATCTTACTGCCGGGCATCACCGTGCTTTGGCAAAAAATAGTAAGGGTATTGCTGGTGGTGTTCTTGTCGTTTTTTATCATCCTTTTGGGATCGAAGATCTGCATCGTGATCCTTTTCGCGTATAGCAACGTGGCCTTGCTGCTCTACCTGAAGCGCAAGAAAAATTTGAAAGCGATTTTGTTATACGTCTTCGTGAACGTGGCCTTGTTCACCATTGCTTTCAATACGCATGTGATCTATTGGCGCTTTGCCATGGCTTATGAGACGGCCAAGAATACGTTGAACGGAACGGGACAATCGGAGTACCGATTTATGCACTGGAAATGCGCCTCGTATGCCATTAGACAAAAACCCATTTGGGGCTGGGGTACGGCCGATTCAACTACTCCGCTCAACGAATGCTACAGGGCCAGCAACATGACCGAACTGTTGGACTACAATGCACACAATCAATATCTGGACACCTGGGTCAAAATTGGCCTGCCGGGACTGATCATCGTGTTTTTGTGTTTGGCGGCCCCTTTTTATGTGGCCGTGCGTAGAGGAGATTATGCGTTTGCTGCCATTTTCAGCGTTTATCTTGTGGTAGCACTGACCGAATGCATCTTTACGGTGCAAAAGGGGATTTTACTACACAGTTTCATAACTTCAATTTATTTCGGCCATATTTGCATTTTGGCAAAAAAAGGAGACCCATTGTCACAACTATGA
- a CDS encoding WecB/TagA/CpsF family glycosyltransferase, with product MIDKIQVANIPVNLFTVSTLHETVREVVRDQDRRIFLHANARLLELANTKEKWLVDFFNEPKNYVMCDGSGIQLAAKLTGQPVPEKIPYNIWIWSFAKFLEREKMTLFLLGADKKTIAAAKTELERHAKDIRVVGISHGYFSKTKNSPENIKTIDFINSCKPDVLLVGFGMPIQERWIKENVDALDVRCIFSCGGAFDFISGNKPVAPKFIRMIHMEWLFRFMLDPIRLFSRVSISFLRFGKVLVKEVMGKNRNNTPLPLE from the coding sequence ATGATTGATAAAATCCAGGTAGCCAATATTCCCGTCAATTTGTTCACGGTTTCAACATTGCATGAAACCGTCAGAGAGGTTGTCCGGGATCAGGATCGGCGGATTTTTCTTCACGCCAATGCTCGCCTATTGGAGCTTGCCAACACAAAAGAAAAATGGCTTGTCGATTTTTTTAATGAGCCGAAGAACTATGTGATGTGCGATGGCTCCGGAATTCAGTTGGCAGCCAAACTGACCGGGCAGCCCGTGCCGGAAAAGATCCCCTATAACATCTGGATCTGGAGCTTTGCCAAGTTTTTGGAGCGCGAAAAGATGACGCTCTTCTTACTGGGCGCCGACAAAAAAACCATTGCCGCCGCAAAAACGGAATTGGAGCGGCATGCGAAGGATATTCGTGTGGTGGGAATCTCTCACGGCTATTTCAGCAAGACAAAAAACTCGCCGGAGAACATCAAGACCATAGACTTTATCAATAGCTGCAAGCCCGATGTTCTGCTGGTCGGATTCGGCATGCCGATCCAGGAGCGCTGGATAAAAGAAAATGTGGATGCCTTGGACGTCCGGTGTATATTTTCCTGCGGTGGCGCTTTTGATTTCATCTCCGGAAACAAACCCGTGGCACCAAAATTTATCCGCATGATCCACATGGAGTGGCTCTTCCGGTTTATGCTCGACCCGATCCGGTTGTTCAGCCGGGTCAGCATCAGTTTCTTGCGATTTGGAAAGGTGCTCGTCAAAGAAGTGATGGGAAAAAACCGGAACAATACACCGCTGCCCCTGGAATAA
- a CDS encoding glycosyltransferase family 2 protein encodes MKFSLTASLVIYNNDPGTLVNTLTSFLSTTLSGHLILIDNSEKPTAKDLITDQRCHYFFNNANVGFGAAHNIGMKRILGEAKYHLILNPDVTFEPGALEKLYEYMEHNPDIGLLLPRVSDFQGEPKFLCKRLPAPLDLLVRRFGSKFLQAIFQKRLMRYEMRDKDYSRPFEAPYLSGCFMFFRVEALKKVGLFDERFFMYMEDVDLSRRVHQHFKTVYYPEVQIRHGHARESYRFNGLLFAHIKSAIRYFNKWGWFFDVERREVNRHL; translated from the coding sequence ATGAAATTTTCGTTAACAGCGTCGCTCGTCATCTATAACAATGATCCCGGAACGTTGGTGAACACGCTCACCAGTTTTCTATCCACAACACTTTCCGGTCATCTCATCCTCATCGACAATTCAGAGAAGCCGACGGCAAAAGACCTGATCACCGATCAACGGTGCCACTACTTTTTTAATAACGCCAACGTTGGATTTGGAGCCGCCCACAATATCGGCATGAAGCGAATCCTCGGGGAAGCAAAGTATCACCTGATCCTCAATCCCGATGTCACATTCGAGCCAGGGGCGTTGGAAAAGTTGTATGAATACATGGAACACAACCCCGACATTGGCCTGCTCTTGCCCCGTGTTTCCGATTTTCAGGGCGAGCCAAAATTTCTCTGCAAGCGACTTCCCGCACCGCTCGATCTTTTGGTGCGAAGGTTTGGATCAAAATTTCTGCAAGCGATCTTCCAGAAACGACTGATGCGCTATGAGATGCGCGACAAAGACTACAGCCGTCCCTTTGAGGCGCCCTATCTGTCGGGATGCTTTATGTTTTTTCGCGTGGAGGCGCTAAAAAAAGTCGGCCTTTTCGACGAACGCTTCTTTATGTACATGGAGGATGTCGACCTCTCGCGGAGAGTCCACCAACATTTCAAAACGGTGTATTATCCCGAGGTCCAGATCCGTCATGGGCATGCCCGCGAATCCTACCGTTTCAACGGGCTCCTGTTTGCTCACATAAAATCGGCCATTCGCTATTTCAATAAATGGGGCTGGTTTTTTGATGTCGAGCGGAGGGAAGTGAACCGCCACCTCTAG
- a CDS encoding glycosyltransferase family 4 protein yields MAVELAAAITSFVISFLIVPVIIKYSLRKNLVDVPGRRKIHKKVTPSMGGIAIFIGFFISSLIWIDIQGWGNIKFILVALFVIFFIGVRDDLVPLRPLIKLMGQIMAASLVIFLFDLRIRTFYGLFGVNELPTLVSYAVTYFTIIVITNSFNLIDGLDGLAGTIAIVALLSFGVWFFLVGEDIFSILSFAMLGAIFAFLIFNWEPSEVFMGDTGALVIGMMLAILVIHFIDVNYALPAMAPYKFNGSVGSAACFIIIPLVDTLRIVILRLSKGQSPFKPDKSHIHHAIMRLGMTHSQTTLILGGVQLLYISLAIAFNHLSDMYVLSGLVVLSFLLSVTLDRLIINKLSD; encoded by the coding sequence ATGGCTGTAGAGCTTGCCGCTGCGATTACATCGTTTGTTATCTCCTTTCTCATCGTTCCGGTGATTATCAAATACTCCCTGCGGAAGAACCTCGTAGACGTCCCCGGGCGTCGCAAAATCCATAAAAAGGTCACCCCGTCTATGGGGGGCATCGCCATCTTTATCGGCTTTTTTATCTCCTCGCTGATTTGGATCGACATCCAGGGCTGGGGCAATATCAAGTTCATCCTCGTAGCCCTGTTCGTCATCTTTTTTATCGGCGTGCGCGACGATTTAGTTCCCCTGCGGCCGCTCATCAAGCTCATGGGCCAGATCATGGCGGCATCGCTGGTGATCTTCTTGTTCGATCTTCGCATCCGCACCTTCTATGGCCTGTTTGGGGTCAATGAGCTGCCGACGCTGGTCAGCTACGCGGTCACGTATTTCACCATCATCGTCATCACCAATTCGTTCAACCTCATCGACGGGCTCGATGGGTTGGCGGGCACCATTGCCATTGTGGCGCTGCTTTCCTTTGGTGTGTGGTTCTTTTTGGTGGGCGAAGACATCTTTTCGATCCTTTCGTTTGCCATGCTGGGCGCCATCTTCGCGTTCCTCATTTTTAATTGGGAGCCTTCGGAGGTGTTCATGGGCGACACGGGGGCCCTGGTGATCGGCATGATGCTGGCCATCCTGGTCATCCATTTCATCGATGTCAACTATGCCTTGCCGGCCATGGCGCCCTACAAGTTCAACGGCTCCGTGGGGTCGGCGGCGTGTTTCATCATCATTCCCCTGGTCGATACGCTCCGCATTGTGATCCTGCGGCTCTCCAAAGGGCAATCGCCTTTCAAGCCCGACAAGAGCCACATCCATCATGCCATCATGCGGTTGGGCATGACCCACAGCCAGACCACACTCATCCTGGGGGGTGTTCAGCTGTTGTACATTTCGTTGGCCATCGCCTTCAATCACCTGTCCGATATGTATGTGCTGTCGGGGTTGGTGGTTTTGTCGTTTTTGTTGAGCGTCACCCTGGACCGGCTCATCATCAACAAACTGTCGGATTAG
- the pheS gene encoding phenylalanine--tRNA ligase subunit alpha: protein MEERIQTLLNEVNAYAAGDKAALEAFRLRYVSKKGAVSELFEELKQVPVDQKKTLGKVLNQLKQTAEARLQELTEQLESAPVSSAEIDLSLPPIPNQLGNLHPLSLTRYRIIEIFERLGFNVADGPEIEDDFHNFSALNFPENHPAREMQDTFFIEKKSAGSQQDILLRTHTSNVQIRMMENQKPPIRAIMPGRVYRNEAISARAHCFFHQVEGLYVDKNVGFADLKQTLYHFAKEMYGKDSKIRFRPSYFPFTEPSAEIDISCLICKGVGCNVCKHTGWVEIAGSGMVHPNVLRNCNIDPEEYTGFAFGMGIERVTMLRYQINDLRLFSENDVRFLRQFQPVV from the coding sequence ATGGAAGAAAGAATTCAAACCCTGCTCAATGAAGTGAATGCCTACGCCGCCGGCGACAAAGCCGCGCTGGAGGCTTTCCGGTTGCGCTATGTGAGCAAGAAAGGTGCTGTGAGCGAGCTGTTCGAGGAACTGAAGCAGGTGCCGGTCGATCAAAAGAAGACGCTGGGCAAAGTGCTCAATCAACTGAAGCAGACCGCCGAGGCCCGCTTGCAGGAATTGACCGAACAATTGGAGTCGGCTCCGGTGTCGAGCGCCGAGATCGATCTTTCGTTGCCGCCCATCCCAAACCAACTGGGCAACCTCCATCCCCTGTCGCTCACCCGCTACCGCATCATCGAGATTTTCGAGCGCCTGGGTTTCAACGTGGCCGACGGCCCGGAAATTGAAGACGACTTTCACAACTTCTCGGCACTCAACTTCCCCGAGAACCACCCGGCCCGCGAAATGCAGGACACGTTCTTTATCGAAAAGAAAAGTGCCGGCAGCCAGCAGGATATTTTGTTGCGCACCCACACCTCCAACGTGCAGATCCGCATGATGGAAAACCAGAAGCCTCCCATCCGGGCCATCATGCCGGGAAGAGTATACCGCAACGAGGCGATCTCGGCGCGGGCACACTGCTTCTTTCACCAGGTGGAAGGCTTGTATGTGGACAAGAATGTGGGCTTTGCCGATCTCAAGCAAACGCTCTATCACTTTGCCAAGGAAATGTATGGCAAGGACTCGAAGATCCGTTTCCGGCCGTCGTACTTCCCGTTCACCGAACCCAGCGCCGAGATCGACATCTCGTGTCTCATCTGCAAGGGCGTGGGCTGTAACGTCTGCAAGCACACGGGTTGGGTAGAGATCGCCGGCTCCGGCATGGTCCATCCCAACGTGTTGCGCAATTGCAATATCGACCCTGAAGAATACACCGGCTTTGCTTTTGGTATGGGCATCGAGCGGGTGACCATGCTTCGCTACCAGATCAACGACCTGCGGTTGTTCTCCGAAAACGATGTTCGTTTCTTGCGACAGTTTCAACCGGTGGTATAA
- a CDS encoding 3-hydroxyacyl-CoA dehydrogenase NAD-binding domain-containing protein has product MMVESIKNVAIIGAGTMGQGIAQVCALAGYPVMLYDTQPEITKTAIANVRKRMEAAVEKGKLSANLKDEALARIVAVGDFRQLQVDIAIEVVVEKLEVKQKIVAELEKLNAIDCILVSNTSSFPITQIASVMKHKNRFAGLHFFNPAPVMKLVEIIRGAATNDHTIKVLEAFVESLSKISVMATDSPGFIVNRVARLFYAESLKIVEDGVSDYQTVDRLLKETGFKMGPFQLMDLIGVDTNFAVTTSMYNAFHQEPKFRPSRLQQQKVDAGQHGRKSGKGFYEYPQTEQ; this is encoded by the coding sequence ATGATGGTTGAGTCCATAAAAAATGTGGCCATAATCGGCGCCGGCACCATGGGCCAGGGCATTGCCCAGGTGTGTGCCTTGGCAGGTTATCCGGTCATGCTCTATGACACGCAACCCGAAATAACAAAGACCGCCATCGCCAACGTCCGCAAGCGGATGGAAGCGGCGGTGGAGAAAGGCAAGCTCTCGGCAAACCTGAAAGATGAAGCGCTGGCGCGTATCGTAGCCGTTGGCGATTTTCGCCAGCTGCAAGTGGACATCGCCATCGAGGTGGTGGTGGAGAAGCTGGAGGTGAAACAAAAGATCGTGGCCGAACTGGAAAAGCTCAACGCCATCGACTGCATCCTCGTGAGCAACACGTCGTCGTTTCCCATCACGCAGATCGCGTCGGTGATGAAGCACAAAAACCGTTTTGCGGGACTTCATTTTTTCAATCCTGCGCCGGTGATGAAGCTGGTGGAAATTATTCGCGGTGCGGCCACCAACGACCATACGATCAAAGTGCTGGAAGCGTTTGTAGAGAGTCTCTCGAAGATCTCGGTGATGGCCACCGATTCGCCGGGATTTATTGTGAACCGGGTGGCCCGGTTATTTTACGCCGAATCCCTCAAGATCGTGGAGGACGGCGTTTCGGATTATCAGACGGTTGACCGATTGCTGAAGGAGACCGGGTTCAAGATGGGACCGTTTCAATTGATGGACCTCATTGGGGTGGACACCAACTTTGCGGTGACCACCAGCATGTATAACGCGTTTCATCAGGAACCCAAGTTCAGACCCAGCCGTCTCCAGCAACAAAAAGTAGATGCAGGACAACACGGACGTAAAAGTGGTAAAGGTTTCTATGAATATCCTCAAACAGAACAGTGA
- a CDS encoding Rieske (2Fe-2S) protein yields the protein MNILKQNSDAWPTRWAVVFLFLFLNCSPDQSDDAIPYQPFADIVMNLNLPENTALRVTGGFRYIDGGIRGIILYNQGSNVYSAYERNCSYHPNDACATVDVDASRLFMIDPCCHSQFSFTTGNPQGGAASRPLRKYRTTLLANTLTITDEIVDQ from the coding sequence ATGAATATCCTCAAACAGAACAGTGACGCATGGCCCACCCGTTGGGCTGTGGTTTTTCTCTTTTTATTTTTGAACTGCTCGCCCGACCAAAGCGACGATGCCATCCCCTACCAGCCCTTTGCTGACATTGTGATGAATCTCAATTTGCCGGAGAACACCGCCCTGCGGGTCACGGGAGGATTCCGCTACATTGATGGCGGCATCCGGGGCATCATCTTGTATAACCAGGGGTCGAATGTTTATTCCGCCTACGAGCGCAACTGCTCCTATCACCCGAACGATGCTTGTGCCACGGTAGACGTGGATGCGTCCAGGCTCTTCATGATCGACCCGTGCTGCCATTCGCAATTCAGTTTTACCACCGGCAACCCCCAGGGCGGAGCCGCCTCGCGACCGCTAAGAAAATACCGCACAACGCTGCTCGCCAATACGCTCACCATCACCGATGAGATCGTAGACCAATAA